A genome region from Quadrisphaera sp. RL12-1S includes the following:
- a CDS encoding YcaO-like family protein, with amino-acid sequence MASSESPAAGLAAGLAAAAAAYAAALRASGELTEWSLTGYDTTGVPVVATAWDPPGAGADAHGVGYGADELEARVGALGELAERVALAPRLGGLLAAARRASHAQLLAEVGAGGVVDPLELVLPAGSSVTADTELDWVPAVRWRTGETVLVPADAAAFDGSLRSPGGPGQLFTPVSNGLGAGAGRDALVRAVGHGLLELLQRDGDTVSFKALDTGEVVDVDALASQLAADGDDGLAAVLAQLRAAGTEPVVKLAASTPVPVVFCHGSAEAPGTPPLAVGAVGEAAHPDAALAVRKALLEHAASRARRVFAFGPVEDVERLSPDYWAREQRRPVGEQEERALREAAAWARLDVAGVRAAVEPAFSRRSRTVSVPELLAASSPGERSPADLLELLLERLEGFDVLVVSSGPSDGAEVVSAKVVVPGLEVETLSYGRIGERVARRLLDREDPLVRRSDGPGRLPVRLTAAATERLGGPVWWDAERAAAVLGSLYPLYREPRRHAPQRLGLA; translated from the coding sequence GTGGCCTCAAGTGAGAGCCCGGCGGCCGGTCTCGCGGCCGGGCTCGCGGCCGCGGCAGCCGCCTACGCGGCGGCCCTGCGGGCCAGCGGAGAGCTCACCGAGTGGTCGCTCACGGGCTACGACACCACCGGCGTGCCCGTGGTGGCCACCGCGTGGGACCCGCCGGGAGCGGGGGCGGACGCCCACGGCGTCGGCTACGGCGCCGACGAGCTGGAGGCCAGGGTCGGGGCCCTGGGGGAGCTCGCCGAGCGCGTGGCGCTGGCGCCGCGCCTGGGCGGCCTGCTGGCCGCGGCCCGGCGCGCCTCCCACGCGCAGCTGCTGGCCGAGGTCGGCGCGGGCGGCGTGGTGGACCCCCTCGAGCTGGTGCTGCCCGCCGGCTCGTCCGTGACCGCGGACACCGAGCTGGACTGGGTGCCGGCCGTGCGCTGGCGCACCGGCGAGACCGTGCTGGTGCCCGCCGACGCCGCCGCCTTCGACGGCTCCCTGCGCTCTCCGGGGGGCCCGGGCCAGCTCTTCACCCCGGTCTCCAACGGCCTGGGCGCCGGCGCCGGACGGGACGCGCTGGTCCGGGCCGTCGGCCACGGCCTGCTCGAGCTGCTCCAGCGCGACGGTGACACCGTGAGCTTCAAGGCCCTCGACACCGGCGAGGTGGTGGACGTCGACGCGCTCGCGTCCCAGCTGGCGGCCGACGGCGACGACGGCCTCGCCGCCGTGCTCGCCCAGCTGCGGGCCGCCGGCACCGAGCCGGTGGTCAAGCTGGCCGCGAGCACCCCGGTGCCCGTGGTCTTCTGCCACGGCAGCGCCGAGGCGCCCGGCACCCCGCCGCTGGCGGTGGGCGCCGTGGGCGAGGCCGCCCACCCCGACGCCGCGCTCGCGGTCCGCAAGGCCCTGCTGGAGCACGCCGCCTCCCGCGCCCGCCGCGTGTTCGCCTTCGGTCCGGTCGAGGACGTCGAGCGCCTCAGCCCCGACTACTGGGCCCGCGAGCAGCGCCGGCCCGTGGGGGAGCAGGAGGAGCGCGCCCTGCGCGAGGCCGCCGCCTGGGCCCGCCTCGACGTCGCCGGTGTGCGCGCCGCCGTGGAGCCGGCGTTCTCGCGGCGCTCGCGGACGGTCTCGGTGCCCGAGCTGCTGGCGGCGTCCAGCCCCGGCGAGCGCAGCCCGGCGGACCTGCTGGAGCTGCTGCTGGAGCGGCTGGAGGGCTTCGACGTGCTCGTGGTCTCCTCCGGCCCCTCTGACGGCGCCGAGGTGGTCTCCGCCAAGGTGGTGGTGCCCGGACTGGAGGTGGAGACGCTGTCGTACGGACGCATCGGGGAGCGCGTGGCGCGCCGCCTGCTGGACCGCGAGGACCCGCTGGTGCGGCGCAGCGACGGACCCGGCCGCCTGCCCGTCCGGCTCACCGCGGCCGCCACCGAGCGGCTCGGCGGTCCTGTGTGGTGGGACGCCGAGCGCGCCGCCGCGGTGCTCGGCTCCCTCTACCCGCTCTACCGCGAGCCCCGCCGGCACGCTCCCCAGCGGCTGGGCCTGGCGTGA
- a CDS encoding carbohydrate ABC transporter permease, with the protein MRAHERWVTGWRLTAAVLLAVVVVFPLYWMLVTALSSPGALTRPDAAFWPTELRWQNFTQPLQRFPFARWALNSATIAVISVALTVTINLAAGYAFAKLDFPLKNALFLAIVGTLMIPVQVIMVAQFQLVIDLGLVNTPTGVVLPRLAEAFGLFMARQFMDALPDELLEAARVDGAGALRTFVSIVLPLSKPLVAVLVIFTFMWRWNEFIWPLIVLPDPDAFTLPLGLRFLQQQFGNDYGSLMAVSLLSILPMLLVFAVFQRYFVEGVARSGLK; encoded by the coding sequence GTGAGGGCCCACGAGCGCTGGGTCACGGGCTGGCGCCTCACCGCCGCCGTGCTCCTCGCCGTCGTCGTGGTCTTCCCGCTGTACTGGATGCTCGTGACGGCGCTGTCCAGCCCCGGTGCGCTCACCCGGCCCGACGCCGCGTTCTGGCCCACCGAGCTGCGCTGGCAGAACTTCACCCAGCCCCTGCAGCGGTTCCCGTTCGCCCGCTGGGCGCTGAACTCGGCCACCATCGCCGTCATCTCGGTGGCGCTGACGGTGACCATCAACCTGGCCGCGGGCTACGCCTTCGCCAAGCTCGACTTCCCGCTGAAGAACGCGCTGTTCCTGGCCATCGTCGGCACCCTCATGATCCCCGTGCAGGTGATCATGGTGGCGCAGTTCCAGCTGGTCATCGACCTGGGCCTGGTGAACACGCCCACTGGCGTGGTCCTGCCGCGCCTGGCGGAGGCGTTCGGGCTGTTCATGGCGCGGCAGTTCATGGACGCCCTGCCCGACGAGCTGCTGGAGGCCGCACGGGTGGACGGCGCCGGCGCGCTGCGCACCTTCGTCTCGATCGTGCTGCCGCTGAGCAAGCCCCTGGTCGCCGTGCTGGTGATCTTCACGTTCATGTGGCGCTGGAACGAGTTCATCTGGCCGCTCATCGTCTTGCCCGACCCGGACGCCTTCACGCTGCCGCTGGGCCTGCGCTTCCTGCAGCAGCAGTTCGGCAACGACTACGGCTCCCTCATGGCGGTCTCGCTGCTGTCCATCCTGCCGATGCTGCTGGTCTTCGCCGTCTTCCAGCGCTACTTCGTGGAGGGGGTGGCCCGCAGTGGCCTCAAGTGA
- a CDS encoding carbohydrate ABC transporter permease translates to MALVGSAAALRDAPRPVRRTRRRGEALAGLVLAAPALAVFAVFMFVPLGMTAYYSLTRYTGFGKPRFQGLDNFVQIGSDPLFWRALTNTAVFTVVSVPLSVLGGLGLALLLNRHLPGRGLLRALFYVPVVISAVSAGIIARWIFNENFGVANRLLSGLGLPEVGWQTDGPAALASVIAVQVWTSLGFAMVVYLAGLQGISGEVYEAAELDGAGRWRVLRSITWPLLGPTTFFILVYMVITSFQVFDVVVIMTGGGPQNATTFLVNYAYDTGFQQRRQGYAAALGVVLFAIVMALTLLQWRAGRRRDLA, encoded by the coding sequence GTGGCGCTCGTCGGCTCGGCCGCCGCCCTGCGGGACGCCCCCCGGCCGGTGCGCCGCACCCGCCGGCGCGGGGAGGCCCTCGCCGGGCTGGTGCTGGCCGCCCCCGCCCTGGCGGTGTTCGCGGTGTTCATGTTCGTGCCGCTGGGCATGACCGCGTACTACTCGCTGACCCGGTACACCGGCTTCGGGAAGCCGCGCTTCCAGGGCCTGGACAACTTCGTGCAGATCGGCTCGGACCCGCTGTTCTGGCGGGCGCTGACCAACACCGCCGTCTTCACGGTGGTCAGCGTGCCGCTGAGCGTGCTCGGGGGGCTGGGCCTGGCGCTGCTGCTCAACCGCCACCTGCCCGGCCGGGGGCTGCTGCGGGCGCTGTTCTACGTGCCCGTGGTCATCTCCGCGGTCTCGGCGGGCATCATCGCGCGCTGGATCTTCAACGAGAACTTCGGCGTGGCCAACCGGCTCCTGTCCGGGCTGGGCCTGCCCGAGGTCGGCTGGCAGACCGACGGTCCCGCGGCGCTGGCCTCGGTGATCGCCGTGCAGGTGTGGACCAGCCTGGGCTTCGCGATGGTGGTCTACCTCGCCGGGCTGCAGGGCATCAGCGGCGAGGTGTACGAGGCCGCGGAGCTGGACGGCGCCGGGCGCTGGCGCGTGCTGCGCTCCATCACGTGGCCGCTGCTGGGCCCCACCACGTTCTTCATCCTCGTGTACATGGTCATCACGTCGTTCCAGGTCTTCGACGTCGTGGTGATCATGACGGGGGGAGGGCCGCAGAACGCGACCACGTTCCTGGTCAACTACGCCTACGACACCGGCTTCCAGCAGCGCCGCCAGGGCTACGCCGCGGCGCTGGGCGTGGTGCTCTTCGCCATCGTCATGGCGCTCACGCTGCTGCAGTGGCGCGCCGGCCGCCGCAGGGACCTCGCGTGA
- a CDS encoding extracellular solute-binding protein, whose amino-acid sequence MQRSPWSRRQFLGALGAGGAAALGAGSLAGCSSSSGQGSGGSSSGGGLTFTLWGGDQEIAAFQKVAAAFEASEGTKVTLNQLPYADVLPSVDSRIQAQDPPDLFRVSYIDIGRYTTLGVLADISSALPSGYSDAFTPALWKAVQDPDGKPVGVPHHTDCSAIVYNAPAFAQAGVTAPTALDQAWTWDQFTQALTEVKGASGGKYPVAINWQAAGAYRWLSFLAQAGGSVFSDDLKTVTIASDAGKKALTYTQGLYTSGLHDPTFLVQAANYPDETFPTGQPLSIATGDFNLPSLVSTATGFEWGATFMPRDTAAATDLGGNAVVVTDGPNAEAAAKFAAFLANAENMKSFCEATTVLPTRSDVTDLTYAVRPDLMPVFVQQATTIPASLVAASTSPVFTQVNQALQQQLEGAFAGKADVDATLEDLQKAIEQALQQQG is encoded by the coding sequence GTGCAGCGCTCCCCGTGGTCCCGCCGGCAGTTCCTCGGCGCCCTCGGCGCCGGTGGAGCGGCCGCTCTCGGCGCCGGCTCCCTGGCCGGCTGCTCCAGCTCCTCCGGGCAGGGCTCGGGGGGCAGCTCCTCCGGCGGCGGCCTGACGTTCACGCTGTGGGGCGGTGACCAGGAGATCGCCGCGTTCCAGAAGGTCGCCGCGGCGTTCGAGGCGTCCGAGGGGACCAAGGTGACCCTCAACCAGCTGCCCTACGCCGACGTGCTGCCGTCGGTGGACTCCCGGATCCAGGCCCAGGACCCGCCGGACCTGTTCCGCGTCTCCTACATCGACATCGGCCGCTACACCACGCTCGGGGTGCTGGCCGACATCTCCAGCGCGCTGCCGTCGGGCTACTCCGACGCGTTCACGCCGGCGCTGTGGAAGGCCGTGCAGGACCCGGACGGCAAGCCCGTCGGCGTCCCGCACCACACGGACTGCTCCGCGATCGTCTACAACGCCCCGGCGTTCGCCCAGGCCGGCGTGACGGCGCCCACCGCCCTGGACCAGGCGTGGACCTGGGACCAGTTCACGCAGGCGCTCACCGAGGTCAAGGGCGCCAGCGGCGGGAAGTACCCGGTGGCGATCAACTGGCAGGCCGCCGGCGCCTACCGCTGGCTGAGCTTCCTCGCGCAGGCCGGCGGCTCGGTCTTCTCCGACGACCTCAAGACCGTGACCATCGCCTCCGACGCCGGCAAGAAGGCCCTCACCTACACGCAGGGGCTGTACACCTCCGGTCTGCACGACCCGACCTTCCTCGTGCAGGCGGCCAACTACCCCGACGAGACGTTCCCCACCGGGCAGCCGCTGTCCATCGCCACCGGCGACTTCAACCTGCCGTCGCTGGTCTCCACCGCCACGGGGTTCGAGTGGGGCGCGACCTTCATGCCCCGCGACACCGCCGCCGCCACCGACCTCGGCGGCAACGCCGTGGTGGTGACCGACGGGCCGAACGCGGAGGCCGCCGCGAAGTTCGCGGCGTTCCTGGCGAACGCGGAGAACATGAAGAGCTTCTGCGAGGCCACCACCGTGCTGCCCACCCGCAGTGACGTCACCGACCTCACCTACGCCGTGCGCCCGGACCTCATGCCGGTGTTCGTGCAGCAGGCCACGACCATCCCCGCCAGCCTCGTGGCCGCCAGCACCTCCCCGGTGTTCACCCAGGTCAACCAGGCGCTGCAGCAGCAGCTGGAGGGCGCCTTCGCGGGGAAGGCCGACGTCGACGCCACCCTCGAGGACCTCCAGAAGGCGATCGAGCAGGCGCTGCAGCAGCAGGGCTGA
- a CDS encoding 8-oxoguanine deaminase, producing the protein MTRLVLRGARWPGDVAVEDGWVTAVGDPSTVPALPGDEVLRVDGDLLTAGLVNTHHHLYQRITRGWAADSTLFGWLTTLYPVWARLDADDVEAAATVALAELALSGCTTAADHHYLVPRGDDSVFDRLVVAARRVGVRLHLARGSMDLGESSGGLPPDAVVEDLDAILASTERVVAAHHDGVDVTVTVAPCSPFSVTPQLMRSSAELARRHGLALHTHLAETLDEERDALARFGKRPLDLLEDWGWLGDDVWLAHGIHFDDDEVERLGAAGTGVAHCPSSNARLGAGTCRVADLRRAGAPVGLGVDGSASSEPGSLFGELRQALYAARLRRLDPTELTAADVLDVATRGGAACLGRDDVGELAVGRRADVAVWPGEDLLDTPDPLAGLVLGPDRSVRHLLVGGRRVVVDGEPVGLDLRAARADLARRASRLFS; encoded by the coding sequence GTGACGAGGCTGGTGCTGCGGGGGGCCCGCTGGCCCGGGGACGTCGCCGTCGAGGACGGCTGGGTCACCGCCGTCGGGGACCCGTCGACGGTGCCGGCGCTGCCCGGCGACGAGGTGCTCCGGGTGGACGGCGACCTGCTCACCGCCGGCCTGGTCAACACCCACCACCACCTCTACCAGCGCATCACCCGCGGCTGGGCCGCCGACTCCACGCTGTTCGGCTGGCTCACCACCCTGTACCCGGTGTGGGCGCGGCTGGACGCCGACGACGTCGAGGCCGCCGCGACCGTGGCCCTGGCGGAGCTGGCGCTGTCGGGCTGCACCACCGCCGCCGACCACCACTACCTCGTGCCGCGCGGCGACGACTCGGTCTTCGACAGGCTCGTGGTCGCCGCGCGGCGGGTGGGCGTGCGGCTGCACCTGGCGCGGGGCTCGATGGACCTGGGCGAGAGCTCCGGCGGTCTGCCGCCGGACGCCGTCGTGGAGGACCTCGACGCGATCCTCGCCAGCACCGAGCGGGTGGTGGCCGCCCACCACGACGGCGTCGACGTCACGGTCACCGTGGCGCCCTGCTCGCCGTTCTCGGTGACGCCGCAGCTCATGCGCTCCTCCGCCGAGCTGGCCCGCCGCCACGGGCTCGCCCTGCACACCCACCTCGCGGAGACCCTCGACGAGGAGCGCGACGCCCTCGCCCGCTTCGGGAAGCGGCCGCTGGACCTCCTGGAGGACTGGGGCTGGCTCGGCGACGACGTCTGGCTGGCGCACGGCATCCACTTCGACGACGACGAGGTCGAGCGCCTCGGGGCCGCCGGCACCGGCGTCGCCCACTGCCCCAGCTCCAACGCCCGCCTCGGCGCCGGCACGTGCCGCGTGGCCGACCTGCGCCGCGCCGGCGCCCCCGTCGGGCTCGGCGTGGACGGCTCCGCCTCCAGCGAGCCGGGCTCGCTGTTCGGGGAGCTGCGCCAGGCTCTCTACGCCGCCCGGCTGCGCCGCCTGGACCCCACCGAGCTGACCGCCGCCGACGTCCTCGACGTGGCCACCCGCGGCGGCGCCGCCTGCCTGGGCCGCGACGACGTGGGGGAGCTCGCGGTGGGGAGGCGCGCCGACGTGGCCGTATGGCCCGGGGAGGACCTCCTCGACACCCCGGACCCGCTGGCCGGGCTCGTCCTCGGGCCCGACAGGTCGGTGCGGCACCTGCTGGTGGGCGGTCGGCGCGTCGTCGTCGACGGCGAGCCGGTGGGACTGGACCTGCGCGCGGCCCGCGCGGACCTCGCGCGCCGCGCGTCCCGCCTGTTCTCCTGA
- the alc gene encoding allantoicase, with protein MSGSLVDLASRVLGGVVVACNDQFYADASNLLLPHPARYDADAYDAKGKVYDGWETRRRRTVGDDWVVVRLAAPGVVERVDVDTAWFRGNFPSAATVHGAWLDGFPGPNDVWQLPEHVWRPLAPRTPLTGDAVTSLPVSAETSPELAGRRVSHVRLTIHPDGGVARLRVLGRPVPDPALLTGTVDLAATENGGRVLGSSNEFYGSADHLLAPGRAATMADGWENARRRDGGNDWVDLQLAGAGRLRRVEVDTTCFVGNAPGRVVLRGADLRSAGADGGGDPSGWPVLLDLRPQPDTRHVIAVDAAARGRAVTHVRLEAHPDGGMSRLRLWGELDDDALAGAARRWEETAL; from the coding sequence GTGAGCGGATCCCTCGTCGACCTGGCCAGCCGCGTCCTCGGTGGGGTGGTCGTGGCGTGCAACGACCAGTTCTACGCCGACGCGTCCAACCTCCTGCTGCCCCACCCGGCGCGGTACGACGCCGACGCCTACGACGCCAAGGGCAAGGTCTACGACGGCTGGGAGACCCGCCGCCGCCGCACCGTCGGAGACGACTGGGTGGTGGTGCGCCTGGCCGCGCCCGGCGTGGTCGAGCGCGTCGACGTCGACACCGCCTGGTTCAGGGGCAACTTCCCCTCCGCGGCCACCGTGCACGGGGCGTGGCTGGACGGCTTCCCCGGCCCCAACGACGTGTGGCAGCTGCCCGAGCACGTGTGGCGCCCGCTCGCCCCGCGCACCCCGCTCACCGGCGACGCGGTGACGTCCCTGCCCGTGTCCGCCGAGACGTCCCCGGAGCTGGCGGGGCGTCGGGTCTCCCACGTGCGCCTCACCATCCACCCCGACGGCGGCGTGGCCCGGCTGCGCGTGCTGGGCCGGCCCGTGCCCGACCCGGCGCTGCTCACCGGCACCGTCGACCTGGCGGCCACCGAGAACGGCGGCCGGGTGCTGGGCTCCTCGAACGAGTTCTACGGCTCGGCCGACCACCTGCTGGCCCCCGGGCGGGCCGCGACCATGGCCGACGGCTGGGAGAACGCCCGCCGCCGCGACGGCGGGAACGACTGGGTGGACCTGCAGCTGGCCGGCGCCGGGCGCCTGCGCCGCGTGGAGGTCGACACGACGTGCTTCGTGGGCAACGCCCCCGGCCGCGTGGTGCTGCGCGGGGCCGACCTGCGGTCGGCGGGGGCGGACGGCGGGGGCGACCCGTCGGGGTGGCCGGTGCTGCTCGACCTGCGCCCGCAGCCGGACACCCGCCACGTCATCGCCGTGGACGCCGCTGCCCGCGGGCGCGCCGTGACGCACGTGCGGCTGGAGGCCCACCCCGACGGCGGCATGTCGCGCCTGCGGCTGTGGGGAGAGCTCGACGACGACGCGCTGGCCGGCGCCGCGCGCCGCTGGGAGGAGACAGCGCTGTGA
- the allB gene encoding allantoinase AllB codes for MDLVVLAERAVLPGGTAAVALGVRDGRIAVVVPLQDRGDLPAAREVLELADDEVLLPGLVDTHVHVNEPGRTAWEGFDTATRAAALGGVTTVVDMPLNSVPATTTVDALAVKRDAARGAVHVDVGFWGGVVPGNTGELAGLVAGGVFGAKCFTTPSGVEEFEHVSPAQLREGLAELARLGSRLLVHAEDPQVLDEAAADVARQVAEGADPRSFALFLGSRPAAAEDSAVADVVAAAREVGGAVHVVHLASASALPLVAAARAEGLAVTAETCPHYLTLDAAAVPDGATQFKCCPPVRSAGTQDALWAALEAGVLDSVVSDHSPCTPDLKLREEDGGSGDFLAAWGGIASVQLGLPVVWTAARERGVPLERVVGWMATRPAARVGLAGRKGSLVVGADADLAVLAPEEELLVEPGMLAFKNKVTPYAGRRLRGVVRSTWLRGRRVEPSGGGAPAGRLLHALRQDDPA; via the coding sequence ATGGACCTGGTGGTGCTCGCGGAGCGCGCCGTGCTGCCCGGGGGGACGGCAGCGGTGGCACTGGGCGTGCGGGACGGGCGCATCGCCGTCGTCGTCCCCCTGCAGGACCGCGGTGACCTGCCGGCGGCGCGGGAGGTGCTGGAGCTCGCCGACGACGAGGTGCTGCTCCCGGGCCTGGTCGACACGCACGTGCACGTCAACGAGCCCGGCCGCACGGCCTGGGAGGGCTTCGACACCGCCACGCGCGCCGCGGCCCTCGGCGGGGTCACCACCGTGGTCGACATGCCGCTGAACTCGGTCCCGGCGACGACGACGGTGGACGCGCTGGCCGTCAAGCGCGACGCCGCGCGCGGGGCGGTGCACGTCGACGTCGGCTTCTGGGGCGGGGTGGTGCCGGGGAACACCGGTGAGCTCGCGGGGCTCGTGGCGGGCGGGGTGTTCGGCGCCAAGTGCTTCACCACGCCGTCGGGCGTGGAGGAGTTCGAGCACGTCAGCCCCGCCCAGCTGCGCGAGGGGCTGGCCGAGCTGGCGCGGCTCGGGTCGCGGCTGCTCGTGCACGCCGAGGACCCTCAGGTGTTGGACGAGGCCGCCGCCGACGTCGCCCGGCAGGTGGCCGAGGGCGCCGACCCGCGCTCGTTCGCGCTCTTCCTCGGCTCGCGCCCCGCGGCCGCTGAGGACTCGGCCGTCGCGGACGTCGTCGCCGCGGCGCGCGAGGTGGGCGGGGCGGTCCACGTGGTGCACCTCGCGTCGGCGTCGGCGCTGCCGCTGGTCGCCGCCGCGCGCGCCGAGGGGCTGGCGGTGACGGCGGAGACCTGCCCGCACTACCTCACCCTGGACGCCGCGGCCGTGCCCGACGGCGCCACGCAGTTCAAGTGCTGCCCTCCGGTGCGCTCGGCGGGCACGCAGGACGCGCTGTGGGCGGCGCTCGAGGCCGGGGTGCTCGACTCGGTGGTCTCCGACCACTCCCCGTGCACGCCCGACCTCAAGCTGCGCGAGGAGGACGGCGGCAGCGGGGACTTCCTCGCCGCGTGGGGCGGGATCGCCAGCGTTCAGCTGGGCCTGCCGGTGGTGTGGACCGCCGCCCGCGAGCGGGGCGTGCCCCTGGAGCGCGTGGTCGGGTGGATGGCCACCCGGCCCGCGGCCCGGGTGGGCCTGGCCGGGCGCAAGGGCTCGCTGGTGGTCGGCGCCGACGCAGACCTCGCGGTGCTGGCGCCGGAGGAGGAGCTGCTGGTGGAGCCGGGGATGCTCGCGTTCAAGAACAAGGTGACGCCGTACGCGGGGCGCCGGCTGCGCGGGGTGGTGAGGTCGACGTGGCTGCGCGGCCGGCGCGTGGAGCCGTCTGGGGGCGGGGCCCCGGCCGGCCGGCTCCTGCACGCCCTGCGCCAGGATGACCCGGCGTGA